Proteins encoded by one window of Homoserinimonas aerilata:
- a CDS encoding acetolactate synthase large subunit produces MSADSPPIPTPTSPTPEILTGSGAILRSLEKLGVTDVFGLPGGAIMPFYDELMSSTAIRHILVRHEQGAGHAAEGYASSTGRVGVAIATSGPGATNLVTAIADAYMDSVPLLAITGQVFSTLMGTDAFQEVDIVGITMPITKHSFLVSKPEDVPATIAAAYQIATTGRPGPVLIDVTKDCQQNLAPFVWPPKVDLPGYRPVSKAHGKQIQAAAQLLVEAKRPVLYVGGGVIRAEASAELKVLAEATGAPVVTTLMARGAFPDSHEQHLGMPGMHGTVPAVLALQESDLIVSLGARFDDRVTGKPSEFAPHAKIVHVDIDPAEIGKIRAADVPIVGDAKDVIVDLTAAFAQASASATPDISAWWARLNALREQYPLGYDEPEDGLLSPQYVIERVGAITGPEGIYAAGVGQHQMWAAQFIKYERPNAWLNSGGAGTMGYGVPAAMGAKVANPDRTVWAIDGDGCFQMTNQELATCTINEIPIKVAIINNSSLGMVRQWQTLFYNGRHSFTDLNTGHDTVMVPDFVKLAEAYGALAIRVTKKEEVDAAIKLANETNDRPVVIDFIVSRDAMVWPMVPQGVGNSSVQYARDNAPAWEEE; encoded by the coding sequence ATGTCAGCGGATTCGCCGCCCATTCCCACCCCCACATCACCGACGCCTGAGATCCTCACAGGGTCTGGCGCCATCCTCCGTTCGCTCGAGAAGCTGGGCGTCACCGACGTCTTCGGCCTCCCGGGGGGCGCCATCATGCCGTTCTACGACGAGCTGATGTCATCCACCGCCATCCGCCACATCCTGGTCCGCCACGAGCAGGGTGCCGGTCACGCTGCCGAGGGTTACGCATCATCCACCGGCAGGGTCGGCGTCGCGATCGCCACCTCCGGCCCCGGTGCGACCAACCTGGTCACCGCAATCGCCGACGCCTACATGGATTCGGTGCCGCTGCTCGCGATCACGGGTCAGGTCTTCTCGACCCTCATGGGCACGGATGCGTTCCAGGAGGTCGACATCGTCGGCATCACCATGCCGATCACCAAGCACTCCTTCCTGGTGTCCAAGCCTGAGGATGTGCCGGCGACGATCGCGGCCGCGTACCAGATCGCCACGACGGGCCGCCCCGGCCCTGTGCTGATCGACGTCACCAAGGACTGCCAGCAGAATCTGGCGCCCTTCGTGTGGCCGCCGAAGGTCGACCTGCCCGGCTACCGCCCGGTGAGCAAGGCGCACGGCAAGCAGATCCAGGCGGCGGCACAACTGCTCGTCGAGGCGAAGCGGCCGGTGCTCTATGTCGGCGGCGGCGTCATCCGTGCCGAGGCATCCGCTGAGCTGAAGGTTCTTGCGGAGGCGACGGGCGCGCCCGTCGTGACGACGCTCATGGCTCGCGGCGCGTTCCCCGATTCGCACGAGCAGCACCTGGGTATGCCCGGAATGCACGGAACGGTTCCGGCGGTGCTCGCGCTGCAGGAGTCCGACCTGATCGTGTCGCTCGGGGCCCGCTTCGACGACCGCGTCACCGGCAAGCCGAGCGAGTTCGCCCCGCACGCCAAGATCGTGCATGTCGACATCGACCCCGCAGAGATCGGCAAGATCCGTGCGGCGGATGTTCCCATCGTCGGCGATGCCAAGGATGTCATCGTCGATCTGACCGCAGCGTTCGCACAGGCGAGCGCCTCCGCCACGCCGGACATCTCGGCATGGTGGGCCCGCCTGAATGCGCTGCGGGAGCAGTATCCGCTCGGCTATGACGAGCCGGAGGACGGCCTGCTCTCTCCGCAGTACGTGATCGAGCGTGTCGGTGCCATCACCGGCCCCGAGGGCATCTACGCGGCGGGTGTCGGCCAGCACCAGATGTGGGCCGCGCAGTTCATCAAATACGAGCGGCCGAATGCGTGGCTCAACTCGGGCGGCGCGGGAACGATGGGCTACGGCGTGCCTGCGGCGATGGGTGCGAAGGTCGCCAACCCTGACCGCACGGTCTGGGCGATCGACGGCGACGGATGCTTCCAGATGACCAATCAGGAGCTTGCGACCTGCACGATCAACGAGATCCCCATCAAGGTCGCGATCATCAACAACTCCTCGCTGGGCATGGTGCGCCAGTGGCAGACGCTGTTCTACAACGGCCGCCACTCCTTCACCGACCTGAACACCGGTCATGACACCGTTATGGTGCCCGACTTCGTGAAGCTGGCTGAGGCGTACGGTGCCCTAGCCATCCGCGTCACCAAGAAAGAAGAGGTCGACGCGGCGATCAAGCTCGCGAACGAGACCAACGACCGCCCCGTGGTGATCGACTTCATCGTCAGTCGCGACGCGATGGTGTGGCCGATGGTGCCGCAGGGCGTCGGCAATTCGTCGGTGCAGTATGCGCGTGACAACGCGCCGGCATGGGAAGAGGAGTAA
- the ilvN gene encoding acetolactate synthase small subunit — MSHVLSLLVEDKPGLLTRVAGLFARRGFNIESLAVGKSEIPGLSRITVVVDVEEAPLEQVTKQLNKLINVIKVVELDPGQTVQREHMLIKVKVDNSSRSQILEAATLFRARIVDVATDAVVIEVTGDTAKTQALLRVLEPYGIKEIAQSGLLAIGRGGKSITERVFKS, encoded by the coding sequence ATGAGTCACGTCCTGTCACTTCTCGTAGAAGACAAGCCCGGCCTGCTCACGCGCGTCGCGGGCCTCTTCGCCCGTCGCGGGTTCAACATCGAGAGCCTCGCCGTCGGCAAGAGCGAGATCCCCGGCCTGTCGCGCATCACCGTTGTGGTGGATGTCGAGGAGGCCCCGCTCGAGCAGGTCACCAAGCAGCTCAACAAGCTGATCAACGTGATCAAGGTCGTCGAGCTCGACCCCGGCCAGACGGTGCAGCGTGAGCACATGCTGATCAAGGTGAAGGTCGACAACTCGTCCCGCAGCCAGATCCTGGAGGCGGCTACGCTGTTCCGGGCACGCATCGTCGATGTGGCCACGGATGCCGTGGTCATCGAGGTGACCGGCGACACCGCCAAGACGCAGGCCCTGCTGCGCGTGCTTGAGCCGTATGGCATCAAGGAGATCGCGCAGTCCGGCCTGCTGGCCATCGGGCGCGGCGGCAAGAGCATCACCGAAAGAGTCTTCAAGAGCTAG
- the ilvC gene encoding ketol-acid reductoisomerase translates to MTEIFYDKDADLSIIQGRKVAVIGYGSQGHAHAQNLRDSGVEVVVGLKEGSKSIAKAEEAGFKVLRSAEAAEWADVIVILAPDQYQRHIFADDIKPHLAAGKAILFGHGFNIRFGYIEAPEGVDVIMVAPKGPGHTVRREYEAGRGVPVIVAVEADASGSAWALAWSYAKAIGGLRAGGIKTTFTEETETDLFGEQAVLCGGTSQLVQYGFETLIEAGYQPQIAYFEVLHELKLIVDLMWEGGIAKQRWSVSDTAEYGDYVSGPRVITPDVKENMKAVLADIQSGAFAKRFIEDQDNGGTEFLALREKGAQHPIEATGKELRALFAWKQQDADYTDGSAAR, encoded by the coding sequence GTGACCGAAATCTTCTACGACAAGGATGCAGACCTGTCGATCATCCAGGGCCGCAAGGTCGCTGTCATCGGCTATGGCTCGCAGGGCCACGCCCACGCGCAGAACCTGCGCGACTCGGGCGTCGAGGTCGTCGTCGGCCTGAAGGAGGGCTCGAAGTCGATCGCGAAGGCGGAGGAGGCCGGTTTCAAGGTTCTCCGTTCGGCTGAGGCCGCGGAGTGGGCTGACGTCATCGTCATCCTCGCGCCCGACCAGTACCAGCGCCACATCTTCGCGGACGACATCAAGCCGCACCTGGCCGCGGGCAAGGCCATCCTGTTCGGCCACGGCTTCAACATCCGTTTCGGCTACATCGAGGCGCCTGAGGGTGTCGACGTGATCATGGTCGCCCCGAAGGGCCCGGGTCACACCGTGCGCCGCGAGTACGAGGCCGGTCGCGGTGTTCCCGTGATCGTCGCCGTCGAGGCGGATGCTTCGGGCAGCGCCTGGGCTCTCGCCTGGTCGTACGCGAAGGCGATCGGCGGCCTGCGCGCCGGCGGCATCAAGACCACGTTCACGGAGGAGACCGAGACCGACCTGTTCGGTGAGCAGGCTGTTCTCTGTGGTGGCACCTCGCAGCTGGTCCAGTACGGTTTCGAGACGCTCATCGAGGCTGGCTACCAGCCGCAGATCGCCTACTTCGAGGTGCTGCACGAGCTCAAGCTCATCGTCGACCTCATGTGGGAGGGCGGCATCGCCAAGCAGCGCTGGTCGGTCTCCGACACGGCGGAGTACGGCGACTACGTCTCCGGCCCGCGCGTCATCACGCCCGACGTGAAGGAGAACATGAAGGCCGTTCTCGCGGACATCCAGTCGGGTGCCTTCGCGAAGCGTTTCATCGAGGACCAGGACAACGGCGGTACCGAGTTCCTGGCATTGCGCGAGAAGGGTGCCCAGCACCCGATCGAGGCCACGGGCAAGGAGCTTCGCGCTCTCTTCGCCTGGAAGCAGCAGGACGCGGACTACACGGACGGCAGCGCCGCCCGCTAG
- a CDS encoding dienelactone hydrolase family protein: MAEISFQNVTFESAGGEAHGYLSLPESGSGPGVIVIQEWWGLTEHIRDVADRLASEGFVALAPDLYGGRVAHDAEEAGRMMKQLPEEEGARLLAGAVDYLLASDAVTSATVGATGFCMGGGFVLALAAQQGERIGAAVPFYGVGQGVPSSYEGVRAAVQGHYAEHDRGYPVEKARLQEQQIRDESGAEVEFFYYDAAHAFHNDANPSGNYNADAASLAWSRAVEFLRTKVR, encoded by the coding sequence ATGGCTGAGATCTCTTTCCAGAATGTGACCTTCGAGTCGGCGGGCGGCGAGGCTCACGGGTACCTGTCGCTTCCCGAGTCGGGCAGCGGCCCCGGCGTTATCGTCATTCAGGAGTGGTGGGGGCTGACCGAGCACATCCGCGATGTCGCCGACAGGCTCGCTTCGGAGGGTTTTGTCGCGCTCGCCCCTGACCTCTACGGCGGCAGGGTCGCGCACGATGCGGAGGAGGCGGGGCGGATGATGAAGCAGCTGCCCGAGGAGGAGGGCGCACGGTTGTTGGCCGGTGCGGTCGACTACCTGCTCGCATCCGATGCTGTGACGAGCGCCACTGTTGGGGCGACGGGCTTCTGCATGGGCGGCGGTTTTGTTCTCGCGTTGGCGGCGCAGCAGGGCGAGCGCATCGGTGCGGCTGTTCCCTTCTACGGTGTGGGGCAGGGTGTGCCGTCGTCATATGAGGGCGTGCGGGCGGCCGTGCAGGGGCACTACGCGGAGCACGATCGCGGCTATCCGGTGGAGAAGGCGCGGCTTCAGGAGCAGCAGATCCGCGACGAGTCGGGCGCCGAGGTCGAGTTCTTCTACTATGACGCCGCGCATGCGTTCCACAACGACGCGAACCCGTCAGGCAACTACAACGCGGATGCGGCGAGCCTGGCCTGGTCGCGAGCGGTCGAGTTCCTGCGCACCAAGGTGCGCTGA
- a CDS encoding DoxX family protein has product MLETVQTIIRIALALVFIGMGASHFVPTVKRTMAAMIPPRLRWAGMLSPRNLVVITGVLEIAGGIGLLIPATTVTAGVCLALLLIAVFPANSYAARRPEKFGRVAVPLVPRLIGQIVLIALVLFAVWPL; this is encoded by the coding sequence ATGCTCGAAACCGTTCAGACGATCATCCGCATCGCCCTCGCCCTCGTGTTCATCGGAATGGGCGCATCCCACTTCGTGCCCACCGTGAAGCGCACCATGGCGGCGATGATCCCGCCGCGGCTGCGCTGGGCCGGGATGCTCAGCCCCCGCAATCTCGTCGTGATCACCGGCGTGCTCGAGATCGCCGGAGGCATCGGCCTACTTATCCCGGCTACGACAGTCACCGCCGGGGTCTGCCTCGCGTTGCTCCTCATCGCTGTGTTCCCCGCCAACTCCTACGCGGCGAGACGCCCCGAGAAGTTCGGCAGAGTCGCTGTGCCACTCGTGCCGCGACTGATCGGCCAGATCGTGCTCATCGCGCTCGTGCTGTTCGCCGTCTGGCCGCTCTGA
- the serA gene encoding phosphoglycerate dehydrogenase has product MAKPVVLIAEELSPATVEALGPDFDIRSVDGTDRPALLAALAEASAVLIRSATKMDEEAIAAGKQLKVIARAGVGLDNVDIKAATTAGVMVVNAPTSNVISAAELAVGHILSLARFIPEANQSMKAGEWKRSKYTGIELFEKTIGIVGLGRIGTLVAQRLAGFGANLIAYDPYVTPTRAQQLGVQVVSLDELIEQSDFITIHIPKTPETTGLFGAAEFAKAKPTLRIVNCSRGGIIDEEALFEALSTKRIAAAGLDVFVNEPPKDSPLSTLENIVLTPHLGASTDEAQEKAGVSVAKSVRLALDGELVPDAVNVAGGVIDETVRPGIPLMEKLGQVFSGLAQGPVSSVDIEIRGEIAELDVKVLKLAALKGIFTNVVSESVSYVNAPLLAEQRGIEVRLVTDAVSDEYRNLLTIRGGLTDGTQVSVSGTLTGTKQVEKIVEINGYDVELPIAKHHIVMVYTDRPGIVAVFGKEFGEAGINIAGMQISRRAAGGQALSVLTIDSPAPDGLLEAVRSAIDAEVLQEIDITEA; this is encoded by the coding sequence GTGGCAAAGCCGGTCGTGCTGATCGCTGAAGAGCTCTCTCCTGCAACTGTCGAGGCCTTGGGCCCCGATTTCGACATCCGATCCGTGGATGGCACTGACCGTCCGGCGCTTCTTGCGGCGCTGGCCGAGGCATCCGCCGTGTTGATCCGTTCGGCCACGAAGATGGACGAGGAGGCGATCGCTGCGGGCAAGCAGTTGAAGGTCATCGCCCGTGCCGGTGTGGGGCTCGACAATGTCGACATCAAGGCGGCGACCACGGCTGGCGTCATGGTCGTGAACGCGCCCACCTCGAATGTGATCTCGGCGGCGGAGCTTGCGGTCGGTCACATTCTGAGTCTCGCCCGGTTCATCCCTGAGGCGAACCAGTCGATGAAGGCGGGGGAGTGGAAGCGCTCCAAGTACACCGGCATCGAGTTGTTCGAGAAGACGATCGGCATTGTCGGTCTGGGCCGCATCGGCACCCTGGTCGCGCAGCGTCTGGCGGGCTTCGGCGCGAACCTCATCGCCTATGACCCCTATGTGACGCCGACGCGCGCGCAGCAGTTGGGTGTGCAGGTTGTGAGCCTCGACGAGCTCATCGAGCAGTCTGACTTCATCACGATCCACATCCCGAAGACCCCCGAGACGACGGGGCTGTTCGGCGCGGCCGAGTTCGCGAAGGCGAAGCCGACCCTGCGCATCGTCAACTGCAGCCGTGGCGGCATCATCGACGAGGAGGCGCTGTTCGAGGCGCTGTCGACGAAGCGCATTGCGGCGGCCGGTCTCGATGTGTTCGTGAACGAGCCGCCGAAGGATTCTCCTCTGTCGACGCTCGAGAACATCGTTCTGACCCCGCACCTGGGTGCGTCGACCGATGAGGCGCAGGAGAAGGCGGGCGTCTCGGTTGCCAAGTCTGTGCGTCTGGCGCTCGACGGCGAGCTCGTCCCCGACGCGGTGAACGTCGCCGGTGGTGTCATCGACGAGACGGTGCGCCCCGGCATCCCGCTCATGGAGAAGCTGGGCCAGGTCTTCAGCGGCCTCGCGCAGGGCCCGGTCAGCAGTGTCGACATCGAGATCCGCGGCGAGATCGCCGAGCTCGACGTCAAGGTTCTCAAGCTTGCGGCGCTCAAGGGCATCTTCACGAATGTCGTGAGCGAGTCGGTGTCGTATGTGAATGCGCCGCTTCTGGCGGAGCAGCGCGGCATCGAGGTTCGCCTGGTGACGGATGCCGTGAGCGACGAATACCGCAACCTTCTGACGATCCGTGGCGGGCTGACCGATGGCACTCAGGTGTCTGTCTCGGGCACGCTGACGGGCACGAAGCAGGTCGAGAAGATCGTCGAGATCAATGGCTACGACGTGGAGCTGCCCATCGCGAAGCACCACATCGTGATGGTCTACACCGACCGCCCCGGCATTGTGGCGGTGTTCGGTAAGGAGTTCGGCGAGGCCGGCATCAACATCGCGGGCATGCAGATCAGCCGCCGTGCGGCCGGTGGCCAGGCGCTCAGCGTTCTGACGATCGACTCGCCGGCACCTGACGGTCTGCTCGAGGCGGTCCGCTCTGCGATCGACGCCGAGGTTCTGCAGGAGATCGACATCACGGAGGCGTAG
- a CDS encoding ATP-binding cassette domain-containing protein, which yields MGSGSTSADVGTNAAAGRAAADSHDVIRVIGARENNLKDVSVDLPKRRLTVFTGVSGSGKSSLVFGTIAAESQRMINETYSTFVQGFMPTLARPDVDVLSGLTTAIIVDQERMGANSRSTVGTATDANAMLRILFSRLGHPHIGSPQAFSFNVASISGAGAVKFERGGETVKERRDFSVIGGMCPRCEGMGAVSDFDLSELYDDSKSLNEGALTVPGYSMEGWYGRIFGGSGFFDMDKPISAFTKKELADLLHKEPTKIKVEGINLTYEGLIPRIQKSYLSKDREAMQPHIRAFVDRVITFATCPECGGTRLNEGARSSKVNGINIADACAMQISDLAGWVRGLDEPSVAPLLTSLRETLDSFVDIGLGYLSLDRSSGTLSGGEAQRTKMIRHLGSSLTDVTYVFDEPTVGLHPHDIQRMNELLLQLRDKGNTVLVVEHKPEMITIADRVVDLGPGAGTGGGEVMFEGTVEGLRASGTLTGRHLDDRATLKPSVRTPSAKLEVRAAGTHNLQDVDVDIPLGVLVTVTGVAGSGKSSLIHGSVSGRDGVVSIDQGAIRGSRRSNPATYTGLLEPIRKAFAKANGVKPALFSANSEGACPNCKGAGVIYTDLGVMAGVSTVCEVCEGKRFDTSVLDYHFGGRDISEVLAMPVSEAVEFFAAGEARIPAAHAILERLADVGLGYISLGQPLTTLSGGERQRLKLATHMGEKGDVYVLDEPTTGLHLADVEQLLALLDRLVDSGRSVIVIEHHQAVMAHSDWIIDLGPGAGHDGGRLVFEGTPAELVADRSTLTGKHLAAYVGG from the coding sequence ATGGGCAGCGGTTCGACGAGCGCGGATGTGGGCACGAATGCGGCTGCGGGGCGTGCCGCCGCAGACAGCCACGATGTCATCCGGGTCATTGGTGCGCGGGAGAACAACCTCAAGGATGTCAGCGTCGATCTGCCGAAGCGCAGGCTGACCGTCTTCACGGGCGTCTCCGGTTCGGGCAAGAGTTCGCTCGTGTTCGGCACGATCGCCGCGGAGTCGCAGCGGATGATCAATGAGACCTACAGCACCTTCGTGCAGGGTTTCATGCCGACGCTCGCCAGGCCCGATGTCGATGTGCTCTCGGGCCTGACGACGGCGATCATCGTCGACCAGGAGCGGATGGGGGCCAATTCGCGTTCCACTGTGGGCACGGCCACCGATGCGAATGCGATGCTGCGCATCCTGTTCAGCCGGCTGGGGCATCCGCATATCGGTTCCCCTCAGGCATTCTCGTTCAATGTGGCATCCATCAGCGGCGCCGGCGCGGTCAAGTTCGAGCGCGGCGGCGAGACGGTCAAGGAGCGACGCGACTTCAGCGTGATCGGGGGCATGTGCCCGCGTTGTGAGGGCATGGGCGCGGTCAGTGATTTCGACCTGAGCGAGCTGTATGACGACAGCAAGTCGCTGAATGAGGGCGCGCTGACGGTTCCCGGCTACAGCATGGAGGGCTGGTACGGCCGCATCTTCGGCGGCAGCGGCTTCTTCGACATGGACAAGCCGATCAGCGCGTTCACGAAGAAGGAGCTGGCCGACCTGCTCCACAAGGAGCCGACGAAGATCAAGGTCGAGGGCATCAACCTGACCTATGAGGGCCTGATCCCGCGAATCCAGAAGTCCTACCTGTCGAAGGATCGCGAGGCGATGCAGCCGCACATCCGCGCTTTCGTCGACCGGGTGATCACGTTCGCCACCTGCCCCGAGTGCGGCGGAACCCGCCTCAATGAGGGCGCCCGCTCATCGAAGGTCAACGGCATCAACATTGCGGATGCCTGTGCCATGCAGATCAGCGACCTCGCCGGGTGGGTGCGCGGCCTCGACGAGCCGTCTGTCGCGCCGCTCCTGACCTCCCTCAGGGAGACGCTCGACTCCTTCGTCGACATCGGCCTCGGATATCTGAGCCTCGACCGCTCGTCGGGCACGCTCTCCGGCGGCGAGGCGCAACGCACCAAGATGATCCGGCATCTGGGCTCGTCTCTCACCGATGTGACGTATGTCTTCGACGAGCCGACGGTGGGCCTGCATCCGCACGACATCCAGCGCATGAATGAGCTGCTGCTGCAGCTGCGCGACAAGGGCAACACCGTTCTCGTCGTGGAGCACAAGCCGGAGATGATCACCATCGCCGACCGCGTCGTCGATCTGGGCCCCGGCGCGGGAACAGGCGGGGGAGAGGTGATGTTCGAGGGCACCGTGGAGGGGCTGCGCGCCAGCGGCACGCTCACTGGGCGGCATCTGGATGACCGGGCAACGCTGAAACCGTCGGTGCGCACTCCGTCGGCGAAGCTGGAGGTGCGGGCAGCCGGCACCCACAATCTGCAGGACGTCGACGTCGACATCCCGCTCGGCGTTCTGGTCACGGTCACGGGTGTCGCCGGTTCGGGTAAGAGCTCGCTGATCCACGGCTCGGTGTCGGGCCGCGACGGCGTCGTCTCCATCGACCAGGGCGCCATCCGTGGTTCGCGGAGAAGCAATCCGGCCACCTATACGGGCCTGCTGGAGCCCATCCGCAAGGCCTTCGCGAAGGCGAACGGCGTGAAGCCGGCCCTGTTCAGCGCCAACTCGGAGGGCGCCTGCCCCAACTGCAAGGGCGCCGGCGTCATCTACACCGACCTGGGCGTGATGGCGGGTGTCTCCACCGTGTGCGAGGTGTGCGAGGGCAAACGCTTCGACACATCCGTTCTCGACTACCACTTCGGCGGGCGCGACATCAGCGAGGTCCTCGCGATGCCAGTGTCGGAGGCTGTGGAGTTCTTCGCCGCAGGGGAGGCGCGCATCCCCGCAGCGCACGCCATTCTGGAGAGGCTTGCGGATGTCGGGCTCGGCTACATCAGCCTCGGCCAGCCGCTGACGACGCTGTCGGGCGGTGAGCGGCAGCGGCTCAAGCTGGCGACGCACATGGGCGAGAAGGGCGACGTCTATGTGCTCGACGAGCCGACGACCGGACTGCATCTGGCGGATGTGGAGCAGCTGTTGGCCCTGCTCGACAGGCTTGTCGATTCGGGCAGATCGGTGATCGTGATCGAGCATCACCAGGCCGTCATGGCCCACTCCGACTGGATCATCGATCTCGGCCCTGGTGCGGGCCACGACGGCGGGAGGCTCGTGTTCGAGGGAACGCCCGCCGAACTCGTCGCCGACCGCAGCACACTCACCGGCAAGCATCTTGCGGCGTACGTCGGGGGCTGA
- a CDS encoding DUF6458 family protein has translation MGIGTGIFLFVVGAIVTFALNFEVEWANLDLIGYILMGAGFIVFVISLILVMRKRSSVETVRRVDGAGEQVVERETRSDSGTTELH, from the coding sequence ATGGGTATCGGAACAGGAATCTTTCTCTTCGTCGTCGGCGCCATTGTCACGTTCGCGCTGAACTTCGAGGTCGAGTGGGCCAATCTGGACCTCATCGGCTACATCCTCATGGGTGCCGGCTTCATCGTCTTCGTCATCTCCCTCATCCTCGTGATGCGCAAGCGCTCGTCGGTGGAGACAGTGCGCCGGGTCGACGGAGCGGGCGAGCAGGTCGTGGAGCGGGAGACGCGCAGCGACTCGGGCACCACAGAGCTTCACTGA
- a CDS encoding 3-isopropylmalate dehydrogenase, with protein MPRRIKLAVIAGDGIGPEVTAEAVKVLKAVLPGDVELETTPFPFGAGHFLETGEILGDDDLTALAGHDAILLGAVGGDPRDPRLAGGIIERGLLLKLRFAFDHYVNLRPTQLFPSVASPLANPGDVDFVVVREGTEGPYVGNGGSIRRGTVNEVANEVSVNTAFGVERLVRFGFETANSRPAKKLTLVHKTNVLVHAGGLWQRTVDAVSGEYPDVAVDYQHIDAATIHMVVNPSRFDTIVTDNLFGDIITDLAAAISGGIGLAASANINPDGTFPSMFEPVHGSAPDIAGRQLADPTAAILSAALLLDHLQLADAAARVRSAVEADLASRGDAKRSTSEVGDAIAASLSRAQN; from the coding sequence ATGCCCCGAAGAATCAAGCTCGCAGTCATCGCAGGCGATGGCATCGGCCCGGAGGTCACGGCCGAGGCTGTGAAGGTGCTGAAAGCGGTGCTTCCGGGTGATGTCGAGCTCGAGACGACGCCCTTCCCGTTCGGTGCCGGGCACTTTCTGGAGACGGGCGAGATCCTCGGTGACGACGACCTGACGGCGCTCGCTGGGCACGATGCGATCCTGCTGGGGGCGGTCGGCGGTGACCCGCGTGACCCGCGCCTCGCCGGTGGCATCATCGAGCGCGGGCTGCTGCTGAAGCTGCGTTTCGCCTTCGACCATTACGTGAACCTGCGGCCCACCCAGCTGTTCCCCTCGGTTGCCTCGCCTCTGGCGAACCCCGGTGACGTCGACTTCGTTGTCGTGCGGGAGGGCACAGAGGGGCCGTATGTCGGCAACGGCGGCAGCATCCGGCGCGGCACCGTCAATGAGGTGGCCAACGAGGTGAGCGTCAACACGGCGTTCGGTGTGGAGCGACTTGTGCGTTTCGGCTTCGAGACGGCGAATTCGCGCCCTGCGAAGAAGCTCACGCTCGTGCACAAGACGAATGTGCTCGTGCACGCCGGCGGCCTGTGGCAGCGCACGGTGGATGCCGTCAGTGGCGAATACCCGGATGTTGCGGTCGATTACCAGCACATCGACGCCGCCACCATCCACATGGTCGTGAATCCGTCGCGCTTCGATACAATCGTCACGGACAACCTCTTCGGTGACATCATCACCGACCTGGCGGCCGCGATCAGCGGCGGAATCGGGCTGGCAGCCTCCGCAAACATCAACCCGGATGGCACCTTCCCCAGCATGTTCGAGCCGGTTCACGGTTCCGCCCCCGACATCGCTGGTCGGCAACTCGCCGACCCGACCGCAGCGATCCTCTCCGCTGCTCTCCTGCTCGACCACCTGCAGCTTGCGGATGCCGCGGCCCGCGTGCGTTCGGCCGTTGAGGCCGACCTCGCCTCCCGCGGCGATGCGAAGAGGTCCACCTCAGAGGTCGGCGATGCGATTGCGGCGTCGCTGTCTCGCGCGCAGAATTAG